The following are encoded in a window of Pseudomonas multiresinivorans genomic DNA:
- the urtA gene encoding urea ABC transporter substrate-binding protein: MKRRPLLQSTLAVSALLLTGLFPFSTQAAETIKVGILHSLSGTMAISETSLKDMALMTIDEINAKGGVNGKKLEAVVVDPASNWPLFAEKARQLLTQDKVAVVFGCWTSVSRKSVLPVFEELNGLLFYPVQYEGEEMSPNVFYTGAAPNQQAIPAVEYLMSEDGGAAKRFFLLGTDYVYPRTTNKILRAFLHSKGVADKDIQEVYTPFGHSDYQTIVADIKKFSAGGKTAVISTVNGDSNVPFYKELANQGLEATEVPVVAFSVGEEELRGIDTKPLVGNLAAWNYFESVKNPENTKFVADWKAYAKAKNLPNYSTAVTNDPMEATYVGIHMWAQAVQKAGSTDVDKVREAMGGQTFKAPSGFTLTMDKTNHHLHKPVMIGEIEDNGQFNVVWKTPEPIRAQPWSPFIPGNDKKPDYAVRSN, encoded by the coding sequence ATGAAACGTCGTCCGCTGTTGCAAAGTACGCTGGCCGTGAGTGCCCTGCTGCTCACCGGTCTGTTCCCGTTCAGCACCCAGGCTGCCGAGACCATCAAGGTCGGCATCCTGCACTCGCTGTCCGGCACCATGGCGATCTCCGAGACCTCGCTCAAGGACATGGCGCTGATGACCATCGACGAGATCAACGCCAAGGGCGGAGTGAACGGCAAGAAGCTCGAAGCGGTGGTGGTCGACCCGGCCTCCAACTGGCCGCTGTTCGCCGAGAAGGCGCGCCAGCTGCTGACCCAGGACAAGGTCGCTGTGGTGTTTGGCTGCTGGACCAGCGTGTCGCGCAAGTCCGTGCTGCCGGTGTTCGAGGAACTCAACGGCCTGCTGTTCTACCCGGTGCAGTACGAGGGCGAGGAAATGTCGCCCAACGTCTTCTACACCGGCGCGGCACCGAACCAGCAGGCCATTCCGGCGGTGGAATACCTGATGAGCGAGGACGGCGGCGCCGCCAAGCGCTTCTTCCTGCTGGGCACCGACTACGTCTACCCGCGCACCACCAACAAGATCCTGCGCGCCTTCCTGCACAGCAAGGGCGTGGCCGACAAGGACATCCAGGAGGTCTACACGCCGTTCGGCCACAGCGACTACCAGACCATCGTCGCCGACATCAAGAAGTTCTCCGCCGGCGGCAAGACCGCGGTGATCTCCACCGTCAACGGCGACTCCAACGTGCCCTTCTACAAGGAGCTGGCCAACCAGGGCCTGGAAGCCACCGAAGTGCCGGTGGTGGCCTTCTCCGTGGGCGAGGAAGAACTGCGCGGCATCGACACCAAACCGCTGGTGGGCAACCTCGCCGCGTGGAACTACTTCGAGTCGGTGAAGAACCCGGAGAACACCAAGTTCGTCGCCGACTGGAAGGCCTACGCCAAGGCCAAGAACCTGCCCAACTACAGCACTGCCGTAACCAACGACCCGATGGAGGCCACCTACGTCGGCATCCACATGTGGGCGCAGGCCGTGCAGAAGGCCGGCAGCACCGACGTCGACAAGGTGCGCGAGGCCATGGGTGGGCAGACCTTCAAGGCGCCGTCGGGCTTCACCCTGACCATGGACAAGACCAACCACCATCTGCACAAGCCGGTGATGATCGGCGAGATCGAGGACAACGGTCAGTTCAACGTGGTCTGGAAGACCCCCGAGCCGATCCGCGCCCAGCCGTGGAGCCCGTTCATTCCGGGCAACGACAAGAAGCCGGATTACGCGGTGCGTAGTAACTGA
- a CDS encoding MarC family protein — MQAMFSVYLKMLVLYSPFFVLSCFISLNRGFAPRDRKRMAWRVALAALIASVLLYLFGRYIFTLFGITADAFRIGAGSVLFISALGMAQGRSAVQADNVQQDVTIVPLTIPITVGPGTIGALLVMGVNQDWEHKLLALAAIFLACLTVGVTLYLSDKIEKVLGEQGLMIVSRLMGLFVCALAAQIIMTGVRGYFIPQ; from the coding sequence ATGCAAGCGATGTTCAGCGTGTACCTGAAGATGCTGGTGCTCTACAGCCCCTTCTTCGTGCTCTCCTGCTTCATCAGCCTGAACCGCGGCTTCGCCCCGCGCGACCGCAAGCGCATGGCCTGGCGCGTGGCCCTGGCGGCGCTGATCGCCAGCGTGTTGCTGTATCTGTTCGGCCGCTACATCTTCACGCTCTTCGGCATCACCGCCGACGCCTTCCGCATCGGCGCGGGCTCGGTGCTGTTCATCTCCGCCCTGGGCATGGCGCAAGGGCGCTCGGCAGTGCAGGCGGACAATGTGCAACAGGACGTCACCATCGTCCCGCTGACCATCCCCATCACCGTCGGCCCCGGCACCATCGGTGCGCTGCTGGTGATGGGCGTGAACCAGGACTGGGAGCACAAGCTGCTGGCCCTGGCGGCGATCTTCCTGGCCTGCCTGACCGTGGGTGTGACGCTCTACCTCTCCGACAAGATCGAGAAGGTCCTCGGCGAGCAGGGCCTGATGATCGTCAGCCGCCTGATGGGGCTGTTCGTCTGCGCCCTCGCCGCGCAGATCATCATGACCGGCGTGCGCGGCTACTTCATCCCGCAATGA
- the dusB gene encoding tRNA dihydrouridine synthase DusB produces MEIQSVVRIGSYTLPNRLILAPMAGVTDRPFRQLCRRLGAGMVVSEMVTSDVRLWNSRKSRLRLQHDNEDQPRSVQIAGGDPQMLAEAAQRNVELGAQIIDINMGCPAKKVCNKAAGSALMKDERLVADILEAVVAAVEVPVTLKIRTGWDRSNKNGVTVARIAEQSGIQALAVHGRTRADLYTGEAEYETIAAIKQAVSIPVFANGDIDSPRKARQVFEQTGVDALLIGRAAQGNPWIFREIDHYLSTGELLPAPSLHEVQSILLEHLAALHAFYGEEMGVRIARKHVGWYLATQPGAAEFRAQFNRLQDTDAQSASVRQFFAERHNNGEGVAA; encoded by the coding sequence ATGGAAATCCAGTCGGTGGTACGCATCGGCTCCTACACACTGCCCAACAGACTGATCCTGGCCCCGATGGCCGGCGTCACCGATCGTCCGTTCCGCCAGCTGTGCCGCCGCCTCGGCGCCGGCATGGTGGTATCGGAGATGGTCACCAGTGACGTCCGCCTGTGGAACAGCCGCAAGTCGCGCCTGCGCCTGCAGCACGACAACGAAGATCAGCCACGTTCGGTGCAGATCGCCGGCGGCGACCCGCAGATGCTCGCGGAAGCTGCCCAGCGCAATGTGGAGCTCGGCGCCCAGATCATCGACATCAACATGGGCTGTCCGGCAAAGAAGGTGTGCAACAAGGCCGCGGGCTCCGCGCTGATGAAGGATGAACGGCTGGTGGCCGACATCCTCGAGGCGGTGGTCGCGGCGGTAGAGGTTCCCGTCACCCTGAAGATTCGCACCGGTTGGGACCGGTCGAACAAGAACGGTGTGACGGTGGCGCGGATCGCCGAGCAGTCCGGCATCCAGGCGCTGGCGGTACACGGCAGGACCCGTGCCGACCTCTACACCGGCGAAGCGGAGTACGAAACCATCGCAGCGATCAAGCAGGCGGTTTCGATTCCGGTCTTCGCCAACGGTGATATCGATTCACCGCGCAAGGCACGGCAGGTTTTCGAACAGACGGGCGTGGATGCCCTGCTGATCGGCCGCGCCGCCCAGGGCAATCCCTGGATCTTCCGCGAGATCGATCATTACCTGAGCACCGGCGAGCTATTGCCGGCGCCGAGTCTGCACGAGGTGCAGAGCATCCTGCTCGAACACCTCGCTGCATTGCATGCGTTTTATGGGGAGGAAATGGGTGTGCGCATTGCCCGCAAGCATGTGGGCTGGTACCTCGCAACCCAACCGGGCGCGGCGGAGTTCCGCGCCCAGTTCAATCGTTTGCAGGACACGGATGCACAGAGCGCCAGCGTCAGGCAGTTCTTCGCCGAGCGCCACAATAACGGAGAAGGGGTGGCCGCATGA
- a CDS encoding DUF3426 domain-containing protein, which yields MSDSFITQCPHCQTRFRVNAAQLGAASGAVRCGTCLKVFSAPQNMVGEPTQAPTAPASAALPIEATEPASAPEPVVQAAPPKAPEPVAAAPIPTPAFSTFTPEKPAAASVPGTATLGWPLAPHAARHSSDVAEKPAIAEPKVEAKPTPAPEPAPAIAATTVIAPAATVISEPAKSAPLTAKKDETLWIHDDLDLDSLNLDEELAKLDEFELSQEFLSIERAPRPSEALQIRQEEKRDPHDERWAEALIEEEQKGASRVSRQEPSLGQLPADEPEEPPASARLVADQEPEPEEPEDEPEHEPRIDPAPLRAETDDEKLPAFSARRDDDEPDAVDDEDEEPPLADQRADSRRAEPGLGSDGLHDLSDEPLQLDWQKPRSRWGRRLFWLLLVLLALAGLAGQYIAYHFDELARQDQYRPWFAQACPELGCTLPSKVDVEQIRSSNLVVRSHPDFSGALVVDAIIYNRANFSQPFPLLEMRFADLNGQLIASRRFKPSEYLSGELAGQSEMPPQTPIHISLDILDPGPKAVNYSLSFHSPE from the coding sequence ATGAGCGACAGCTTCATCACACAGTGCCCCCACTGCCAGACCCGATTCCGCGTCAACGCGGCGCAACTGGGCGCGGCCAGCGGTGCTGTGCGCTGCGGAACCTGCCTGAAGGTGTTCAGCGCGCCGCAGAACATGGTGGGCGAGCCGACCCAGGCACCGACAGCGCCAGCCAGCGCGGCGCTGCCCATCGAAGCCACCGAACCGGCATCTGCACCGGAGCCGGTCGTGCAAGCGGCTCCGCCCAAAGCTCCGGAGCCGGTCGCCGCGGCGCCGATTCCCACGCCGGCCTTCAGCACCTTCACCCCCGAAAAGCCCGCCGCAGCGAGCGTCCCCGGCACCGCCACCCTTGGCTGGCCGCTGGCGCCCCATGCCGCGCGGCACTCCAGCGATGTGGCGGAAAAACCCGCCATCGCTGAACCGAAGGTGGAAGCAAAACCGACACCGGCTCCCGAACCCGCCCCGGCCATTGCCGCGACCACGGTGATTGCCCCGGCGGCAACCGTGATTAGCGAGCCAGCCAAATCCGCTCCCTTAACGGCAAAGAAAGACGAGACGCTGTGGATACACGACGATCTCGACCTGGACAGCCTCAATCTCGACGAGGAACTGGCCAAGCTCGACGAGTTCGAGCTGTCCCAGGAATTTCTCAGCATCGAACGCGCCCCGCGCCCCAGCGAAGCCCTGCAGATTCGCCAGGAAGAGAAGCGCGACCCGCACGACGAACGCTGGGCCGAGGCCCTGATCGAAGAGGAACAGAAAGGCGCCAGCCGTGTGTCCCGCCAGGAGCCCAGCCTCGGCCAGCTGCCCGCGGACGAGCCGGAGGAGCCGCCCGCCAGCGCACGCCTGGTAGCCGACCAGGAGCCCGAGCCGGAGGAGCCGGAGGACGAACCGGAGCACGAACCGCGCATCGACCCCGCCCCCCTGCGCGCCGAGACCGACGACGAGAAGCTCCCCGCCTTCAGCGCCCGCCGCGATGACGACGAGCCCGATGCCGTCGACGATGAGGACGAAGAGCCGCCGCTGGCCGACCAGCGCGCCGACAGCCGCCGCGCCGAGCCGGGGCTGGGTAGCGACGGCCTGCACGACCTGAGCGACGAACCGCTGCAACTGGACTGGCAGAAACCCAGGAGCCGCTGGGGCCGCCGCCTGTTCTGGCTGCTGCTGGTGCTGCTGGCCCTGGCCGGCCTCGCCGGCCAGTACATCGCCTATCACTTCGACGAACTGGCCCGCCAGGACCAGTACCGTCCCTGGTTCGCCCAGGCCTGCCCGGAGCTGGGTTGCACCCTGCCGTCCAAGGTCGACGTGGAGCAGATCCGCAGCAGCAACCTGGTGGTGCGCAGCCACCCGGACTTCAGCGGCGCACTGGTAGTGGACGCGATCATCTACAACCGCGCCAATTTCTCCCAGCCCTTCCCGCTGCTGGAAATGCGCTTCGCCGACCTCAACGGCCAACTGATCGCCAGCCGCCGATTCAAGCCCAGCGAATACCTCTCCGGCGAGCTGGCCGGGCAGAGCGAGATGCCGCCGCAGACGCCGATCCACATCTCCCTGGACATCCTCGATCCGGGCCCGAAAGCGGTGAACTACAGCCTGAGCTTCCACTCGCCGGAATGA
- a CDS encoding hybrid sensor histidine kinase/response regulator: MRRLWTATGLLVSLLLAALVCLPTYAASQDPGWSQLHDSDARLQLQDVISPRYRTLFSPLDISDLHAPAGPGATWLHFRLPANDEPQQLRLFAPSLDSFEMFILDGQKVLEQKSAGNLSPVQRPLLNSDLVIPLRAAAEPLDLYLRLASTMPLRPNISIEAAGQPSNDQRPLHFGVLIGCLAMLLAYNLVRFAYTRVASGLWLAGVHASLLLACLNLFGLLSPWYGNSQSLQPMAALACLVVTLFCALGYTASFFSGLSPRLPLRRLLLGGTAALVVLGVALNLLFSLSVSSLVYGLITLVTLGMLGVAVYYWIHAYRPARLFAIGMSLFVVIWCLCLPSLLGYVATRTDWLGSGLLGLSAVVGFLLSLALAERQRKIQNDHFAASRVRAANVAELKAKGDFLAKISHEIRTPMNGVLGMTELLLGTPLSAKQRDYVQTIHSAGNELLSLINEILDISKLESGQIELDEVQFDLGALIEDCLAIFRAKAEQQKVELISFTQPQVPRIISGDPTRLRQAVLSLLDNAFKQTDEGEILLVVALDGPAERPRLRIAVQDSGRPLDSADRQALLTAELHSRDFLSATRISSRLGLIIARQLIRLMSGDFGIESGIESGNSAEGAGNLLWLSLPLDPQQIDQAGADLDGPLQGARLLVVDDNQTCRKVVVQQCSAWGMNVSAVSSGKEALAQLRTKAHLREYFDVVLLDQDMPGMTGMQLATKIQEDPNLNHDILLIMLTGISNAPSKIIARNAGIKRILAKPVAGYTLKATLAEELSQRGPSGVSNYLGAASEPVSNVPPSDFRILVAEDNSISTKVIRGMLSKLNLQPDTASNGEEALAAMKSTQYDLVLMDCEMPVLDGFSATERLRAWEASEHRPHTPVVALTAHILSEHKERARLVGMDGHMAKPVELSQLRELVAYWVGERDRRLRQQQSDALPS, encoded by the coding sequence GTGCGTCGGCTCTGGACTGCCACAGGACTCCTCGTCAGCTTGCTGCTGGCCGCTCTGGTCTGTCTTCCGACCTACGCGGCAAGCCAGGATCCCGGCTGGTCCCAGCTCCACGACAGTGACGCCCGCCTGCAGCTGCAGGACGTGATCTCCCCGCGCTACCGCACCCTCTTCAGCCCCCTCGACATCAGCGACCTGCACGCCCCCGCCGGCCCCGGCGCGACCTGGCTGCACTTCCGTCTTCCAGCCAACGACGAGCCCCAGCAGCTGCGCCTGTTCGCACCGAGCCTGGACAGCTTCGAGATGTTCATCCTCGACGGGCAGAAGGTGCTCGAGCAGAAGAGCGCCGGCAACCTCTCCCCGGTGCAGCGCCCGCTGCTCAACAGTGACTTGGTAATCCCCCTGCGTGCCGCCGCTGAGCCGCTGGACCTCTACCTGCGCCTCGCCTCGACGATGCCGCTGCGGCCGAACATCAGCATCGAGGCCGCCGGCCAGCCGAGCAACGACCAGCGCCCGCTGCACTTCGGCGTGCTGATCGGCTGCCTGGCCATGCTGCTGGCCTACAACCTCGTGCGCTTCGCCTACACCCGCGTTGCCAGCGGACTGTGGCTGGCCGGCGTACACGCCAGCCTGCTGCTGGCCTGCCTCAATCTGTTCGGCCTGCTCAGCCCCTGGTACGGCAACAGCCAGTCGCTGCAACCGATGGCTGCCCTGGCCTGCCTGGTGGTGACGCTGTTCTGCGCGCTGGGCTATACCGCCAGCTTCTTCTCAGGCCTCAGCCCGCGCCTGCCGCTCAGGCGCCTGCTGCTGGGCGGCACCGCCGCGCTCGTGGTGCTGGGCGTCGCGCTCAACCTGCTGTTCTCCCTGTCCGTCAGCAGCCTGGTGTACGGGCTGATCACCCTGGTGACCCTGGGCATGCTCGGCGTTGCGGTCTACTACTGGATCCACGCCTACCGGCCGGCGCGCCTGTTCGCTATCGGCATGAGCCTCTTCGTCGTGATCTGGTGCCTGTGCCTGCCGTCGCTGCTGGGCTACGTGGCGACCCGTACCGACTGGCTCGGCAGCGGCCTGCTGGGGCTTTCGGCGGTGGTCGGCTTCCTGCTCAGCCTGGCCCTGGCCGAACGCCAGCGGAAAATCCAGAACGACCACTTCGCCGCCAGCCGCGTGCGTGCCGCCAACGTCGCCGAACTCAAGGCCAAGGGCGACTTCCTGGCCAAGATCAGCCACGAGATCCGCACCCCCATGAACGGCGTGCTGGGCATGACCGAGCTGCTGCTCGGCACCCCGCTCTCGGCCAAGCAGCGCGACTACGTGCAGACCATCCACAGTGCGGGCAACGAGTTGCTCTCGCTGATCAACGAGATCCTCGACATCTCCAAGCTGGAGTCCGGGCAGATCGAACTGGACGAGGTGCAGTTCGACCTCGGCGCGCTGATCGAGGACTGCCTGGCGATCTTCCGCGCCAAGGCCGAACAGCAGAAGGTCGAGCTGATCAGCTTCACCCAGCCGCAAGTGCCACGCATCATCAGTGGCGACCCGACGCGCCTGCGCCAGGCCGTGCTGAGCCTGCTGGACAATGCCTTCAAGCAGACCGACGAGGGCGAGATCCTCCTCGTCGTCGCCCTCGACGGCCCAGCGGAGCGCCCGCGCCTGCGCATTGCCGTGCAGGACAGCGGCCGCCCACTGGACAGCGCCGACCGCCAGGCCCTGCTCACTGCCGAACTGCACAGCCGCGACTTCCTCTCCGCCACCCGCATCAGCAGCCGCCTCGGCCTGATCATCGCGCGCCAGTTGATCCGTCTGATGTCGGGCGATTTTGGAATAGAGAGCGGCATCGAGAGCGGCAACAGCGCCGAAGGCGCGGGCAACCTGTTGTGGCTCAGCCTGCCACTGGACCCGCAGCAGATCGACCAGGCCGGCGCCGACCTCGATGGCCCACTGCAGGGCGCACGCCTGCTGGTGGTGGACGACAACCAGACCTGCCGCAAAGTGGTGGTGCAGCAGTGCAGCGCCTGGGGCATGAATGTCAGCGCGGTATCTTCGGGCAAGGAGGCGCTGGCTCAGTTGCGCACCAAAGCGCACCTGCGCGAGTACTTCGACGTGGTCCTGCTGGACCAGGACATGCCCGGTATGACCGGCATGCAACTGGCCACCAAGATCCAGGAAGACCCGAACCTCAACCACGACATCCTGCTGATCATGCTCACCGGCATCAGCAACGCACCGAGCAAGATCATCGCGCGCAACGCCGGGATCAAACGCATCCTGGCCAAGCCGGTGGCCGGCTATACGCTCAAGGCGACCTTGGCCGAAGAGCTGTCCCAGCGCGGGCCGAGCGGCGTGAGCAACTACCTCGGGGCGGCCAGCGAGCCGGTGTCCAACGTGCCGCCGAGCGACTTCCGCATCCTCGTCGCCGAGGACAACAGCATTTCCACCAAGGTCATCCGCGGCATGCTGAGCAAGCTCAACCTGCAACCGGATACCGCCAGCAATGGCGAGGAAGCCCTGGCCGCGATGAAGTCCACCCAGTACGACCTGGTGCTGATGGACTGCGAGATGCCGGTACTCGACGGCTTCTCCGCCACCGAGCGCCTGCGCGCCTGGGAAGCCAGCGAGCACCGCCCGCACACCCCGGTGGTGGCGCTCACCGCGCACATCCTCAGCGAGCACAAGGAGCGCGCGCGACTGGTGGGCATGGACGGGCACATGGCCAAGCCGGTGGAGCTGTCGCAACTGCGCGAGCTGGTGGCCTACTGGGTCGGCGAGCGTGATCGCCGCCTGCGCCAGCAGCAGAGCGACGCCCTTCCCTCCTGA
- the purH gene encoding bifunctional phosphoribosylaminoimidazolecarboxamide formyltransferase/IMP cyclohydrolase codes for MTDQTTRLPVRRALISVSDKTGVVDFARELAALGVEILSTGGTYKLLKDNGIAAVEVADYTGFPEMMDGRVKTLHPKIHGGILGRRDLDGAVMEQHGIKPIDLVAVNLYPFEATVAKADCDLPTAIENIDIGGPTMVRSAAKNHKDVAIVVNAGDYAGIVEALKAGGLTYAQRFDLALKAFEHTSAYDGMIANYLGTIDQARDTLSTADRGAFPRTFNSQFIKAQEMRYGENPHQSAAFYVEAKKGEASVSTAIQLQGKELSFNNVADTDAALECVKSFVKPACVIVKHANPCGVAVVPENEGGIRKAYDLAYATDTESAFGGIIAFNRELDGETAQAIVERQFVEVIIAPKISEAARAVVAAKANVRLLECGEWPAERAPGWDFKRVNGGLLVQSRDIGMITADDLKIVTQRAPSEQEIHDLIFAWKVAKFVKSNAIVYAKARQTVGVGAGQMSRVNSARIAAIKAEHAGLEVKGAVMASDAFFPFRDGIDNAAKAGITAVIQPGGSMRDNEVIAAADEAGIAMVFTGMRHFRH; via the coding sequence ATGACCGACCAAACCACCCGCCTGCCCGTCCGCCGTGCGCTGATCAGCGTTTCCGACAAGACCGGCGTCGTCGATTTCGCCCGTGAGCTGGCAGCCCTCGGCGTGGAGATCCTCTCCACCGGCGGCACCTACAAGCTGCTCAAGGACAATGGCATCGCCGCCGTGGAAGTGGCCGACTACACCGGCTTCCCGGAGATGATGGACGGCCGCGTGAAGACCCTGCACCCGAAGATCCACGGCGGCATCCTCGGCCGTCGCGACCTCGACGGCGCGGTGATGGAGCAGCACGGCATCAAGCCGATCGACCTGGTGGCGGTCAACCTCTACCCGTTCGAAGCGACCGTGGCCAAGGCCGACTGCGACCTGCCGACCGCCATCGAGAACATCGACATCGGCGGCCCGACCATGGTTCGTTCTGCGGCGAAGAACCACAAGGACGTCGCCATCGTGGTCAATGCCGGTGACTACGCCGGCATCGTCGAAGCCCTGAAGGCCGGCGGCCTGACCTACGCCCAGCGCTTCGACCTGGCCCTGAAGGCCTTCGAGCACACCTCCGCCTACGACGGCATGATCGCCAACTACCTGGGCACCATCGACCAGGCGCGCGACACCCTGTCCACCGCTGACCGCGGCGCCTTCCCGCGCACCTTCAACAGCCAGTTCATCAAGGCGCAGGAGATGCGCTACGGCGAGAACCCGCACCAGAGCGCGGCGTTCTACGTCGAGGCGAAGAAGGGCGAGGCCAGCGTCTCCACCGCCATCCAGCTGCAGGGCAAGGAGCTGTCGTTCAACAACGTGGCCGACACCGACGCCGCGCTGGAGTGCGTGAAGAGCTTCGTGAAGCCGGCCTGCGTCATCGTCAAGCACGCCAACCCGTGCGGCGTGGCCGTGGTTCCGGAGAACGAAGGCGGCATCCGCAAGGCCTATGACCTGGCCTACGCCACCGACACCGAGTCGGCCTTCGGCGGCATCATCGCCTTCAACCGCGAGCTGGACGGCGAGACCGCCCAGGCCATCGTCGAGCGTCAGTTCGTCGAAGTGATCATCGCCCCGAAAATCTCCGAAGCCGCCCGCGCCGTCGTCGCCGCCAAGGCCAATGTGCGCCTGCTGGAATGCGGCGAGTGGCCGGCCGAGCGTGCGCCGGGCTGGGACTTCAAGCGCGTCAACGGTGGCCTGCTGGTACAGAGCCGCGACATCGGCATGATCACCGCCGATGACCTGAAGATCGTCACCCAGCGCGCCCCGAGCGAGCAGGAAATCCACGACCTGATCTTCGCCTGGAAAGTCGCCAAGTTCGTCAAGTCCAACGCCATCGTCTACGCCAAGGCGCGCCAGACCGTCGGCGTCGGCGCCGGACAGATGAGCCGCGTGAACTCCGCCCGCATCGCCGCCATCAAGGCCGAGCACGCCGGCCTGGAAGTGAAGGGTGCAGTCATGGCTTCCGACGCCTTCTTCCCGTTCCGCGACGGCATCGACAACGCCGCCAAGGCCGGTATCACCGCGGTGATCCAGCCGGGTGGTTCGATGCGTGATAACGAAGTGATCGCCGCTGCCGACGAAGCCGGCATTGCCATGGTCTTCACCGGCATGCGCCACTTCCGCCACTAA
- the fis gene encoding DNA-binding transcriptional regulator Fis yields the protein MTTMTETLVSGMTPVSDNANLKQHLTTPTQEGQTLRDSVEKALHNYFAHLEGQPVTDVYNMVLCEVEAPLLETVMNHVKGNQTKASELLGLNRGTLRKKLKQYDLL from the coding sequence ATGACAACGATGACCGAGACATTAGTGAGTGGAATGACACCCGTGAGCGACAACGCCAACCTTAAACAGCACCTGACCACTCCGACGCAGGAGGGCCAGACCCTCCGCGACAGCGTGGAAAAGGCACTGCATAACTATTTCGCCCATCTCGAAGGGCAGCCGGTCACGGACGTGTACAACATGGTGCTTTGCGAAGTCGAAGCGCCGCTGCTGGAAACCGTCATGAACCACGTGAAGGGTAACCAGACCAAAGCCTCCGAACTGCTGGGGCTGAACCGCGGGACCCTGCGCAAGAAACTCAAGCAGTACGATCTTCTCTGA
- the purD gene encoding phosphoribosylamine--glycine ligase: MNVLIIGSGGREHALAWKVAQDSRVQKVFVAPGNAGTATEAKCENVAIDVLALEELADFAAKNVQLTIVGPEAPLVKGVVDLFRSRGLDIFGPTAGAAQLEGSKAFTKDFLARHQIPTADYQNFTEVEPALAYLKEKGAPIVIKADGLAAGKGVIVAMTLAEAEEAVRDMLAGNAFGDAGSRVVIEEFLDGEEASFIVMVDGQNVLPMATSQDHKRVGDGDSGPNTGGMGAYSPAPVVTADVHQRVMDEVIYPTVRGMAEEGNVYTGFLYAGLMIDKSGKPKVIEFNCRFGDPETQPIMVRLESSLVLLVEAALAKALDKVEATWDPRPTVGVVIAAGGYPGDYAKGDVIDGLDEAAKLDGKVFHAGTALKDGQIVTAGGRVLCATAIGPTVSSAQQQAYRLAEKIRWNGSFYRTDIGYRAIARERGEG, from the coding sequence ATGAACGTACTCATCATCGGCAGCGGCGGTCGCGAGCACGCGCTGGCCTGGAAGGTCGCGCAGGATTCGCGCGTACAGAAGGTCTTCGTCGCGCCGGGCAACGCCGGCACCGCCACCGAAGCCAAGTGCGAGAACGTCGCCATCGACGTGCTGGCCCTGGAAGAACTGGCTGATTTCGCCGCGAAGAACGTGCAGCTGACCATCGTCGGCCCCGAGGCACCGCTGGTCAAAGGCGTGGTCGACCTGTTCCGGTCGCGCGGCCTGGACATCTTCGGCCCCACCGCCGGCGCTGCCCAGCTGGAAGGCTCCAAGGCCTTCACCAAGGACTTCCTCGCGCGTCACCAGATCCCCACCGCCGACTACCAGAACTTCACCGAAGTCGAGCCGGCGCTGGCCTACCTGAAAGAGAAAGGCGCGCCCATCGTGATCAAGGCCGACGGCCTGGCCGCGGGCAAGGGCGTGATCGTCGCCATGACCCTGGCCGAAGCCGAGGAAGCCGTGCGCGACATGCTCGCCGGCAACGCCTTCGGTGACGCCGGTTCGCGCGTGGTGATCGAAGAGTTCCTCGACGGCGAGGAAGCCAGCTTCATCGTCATGGTCGACGGCCAGAACGTGCTGCCCATGGCCACCAGCCAGGACCACAAGCGCGTCGGCGACGGCGACAGCGGCCCGAACACCGGCGGCATGGGTGCCTACTCCCCCGCTCCGGTGGTGACCGCCGACGTGCACCAGCGCGTGATGGACGAAGTGATCTACCCGACCGTGCGCGGCATGGCCGAGGAAGGCAACGTCTACACCGGCTTCCTGTATGCCGGTCTGATGATCGACAAGAGCGGCAAGCCGAAGGTCATCGAGTTCAACTGCCGCTTCGGCGACCCGGAAACCCAGCCGATCATGGTGCGCCTGGAAAGCTCCCTGGTGCTGCTGGTCGAAGCTGCACTGGCCAAGGCGCTGGACAAGGTCGAAGCCACCTGGGACCCGCGTCCCACCGTGGGCGTGGTGATCGCCGCGGGCGGCTACCCGGGCGACTACGCCAAGGGTGACGTCATCGATGGCCTGGACGAAGCTGCCAAGCTCGACGGCAAGGTGTTCCACGCCGGCACCGCGCTCAAGGACGGCCAGATCGTCACCGCCGGCGGCCGCGTGCTGTGCGCCACTGCCATTGGCCCGACCGTTTCCTCCGCGCAGCAACAGGCTTACCGCCTGGCCGAGAAGATTCGCTGGAACGGCAGCTTCTACCGCACCGACATCGGTTATCGCGCCATCGCCCGCGAGCGCGGCGAAGGCTGA